The following are from one region of the Prochlorococcus marinus str. SB genome:
- a CDS encoding NAD(P)H-binding protein — protein sequence MKILLVGATGTLGRQIAKQAIEEGHVVRCFVRNPRKASFLQEWGCELTKGNLLNSSDIEYALQDIEVVIDAATSRPDDPKSIYEIDWDGKLNLFNACESLNVKRVIFLSILLTEKFRNVPLMDIKFCTEKLLEKSDLDYTIFKCAAFMQGVIGQFAIPILDSQAVWMSGTPTKIAYMNTQDMAKVVVAAVNNPKTHRTSLPLVGPKAWDSNEVISLCEKFSEKKAKIFRVSPFLISVTQKVVSFFQDSLNVAERLAFAEVTSSGESLDADMSKTYEILELKKEDMTSLESYIKEYYQQILKRLREMEADLNIEEKKRLPF from the coding sequence ATGAAGATTCTTTTAGTAGGAGCAACAGGAACACTTGGTAGACAAATAGCAAAGCAAGCTATAGAAGAGGGACACGTAGTAAGATGCTTTGTAAGAAATCCAAGAAAAGCTTCCTTTCTACAAGAATGGGGTTGTGAGCTAACAAAAGGAAATTTATTAAATTCTTCTGATATCGAATATGCATTGCAAGATATTGAAGTAGTTATTGATGCAGCGACTAGTAGGCCAGATGATCCTAAAAGTATTTATGAAATTGATTGGGATGGAAAACTTAACTTATTCAATGCTTGCGAATCTTTAAACGTAAAAAGGGTAATATTCCTCTCTATCCTCTTAACAGAAAAGTTTAGAAATGTTCCTTTAATGGACATTAAATTTTGTACTGAAAAACTTCTTGAAAAATCTGATTTAGACTATACAATCTTCAAATGTGCAGCTTTTATGCAAGGAGTTATTGGTCAATTCGCAATCCCAATCTTGGATAGTCAAGCAGTGTGGATGAGTGGGACTCCAACTAAAATTGCTTATATGAATACTCAAGATATGGCGAAAGTTGTTGTAGCAGCAGTAAATAATCCAAAAACTCACAGAACATCATTGCCATTAGTAGGCCCCAAAGCATGGGATTCAAATGAAGTTATATCTTTATGTGAAAAATTTAGTGAAAAAAAGGCGAAAATTTTTAGAGTTTCCCCCTTCCTTATTAGTGTCACTCAAAAAGTAGTTTCCTTTTTCCAAGATTCTCTTAATGTTGCTGAGCGATTGGCTTTTGCTGAAGTAACTAGTAGTGGTGAATCATTAGATGCAGACATGAGCAAAACGTACGAAATATTGGAACTTAAAAAAGAGGATATGACCTCACTAGAGAGTTATATAAAGGAGTACTATCAACAAATACTTAAAAGATTAAGGGAAATGGAAGCAGATCTTAATATTGAAGAAAAAAAGAGATTACCTTTTTAA
- a CDS encoding NAD(P)(+) transhydrogenase (Re/Si-specific) subunit beta, producing the protein MNLPVIIKFVIDLLAVLLLALGIKGLSKVKSARDANRLAAFAMSLSVVGLLSYYLGTSGIAIQSWIWIIIGSIIGSLFGAILAKKVPMTSMPETVALFNGCGGMSSLLVALGVAIFPISNSVENLDFFKSLINEVSISVSIFVGAITFTGSIVAMAKLQGWLSTPGWTQSKVRHFVNIVFAVASLIAFFDLINGNTSSIWLLVIVSSLLGIGVTLPIGGADMPVVISLLNSYSGIAAAAAGFVVDSQLLIVSGAMVGAAGLILTQVMCKGMNRSLVSVLFGGSLSAQSTASSGSGEYTNITSCSVEECALTLEAANKVIIVPGYGLAVAQAQHTLREVTKKLEQNGIEVVYAIHPVAGRMPGHMNVLLAEADVPYEQLKEMDVVNPDFPATDVVLVLGANDVVNPQAKNDSSSPLYGMPVLDVQEARTVFVIKRGMSAGYSGIKNDLFDLPNTSMVFGDAKKVLNDLIGELKDLGVGEK; encoded by the coding sequence ATGAATCTACCTGTAATCATTAAATTTGTTATTGACCTTCTAGCAGTACTTTTACTGGCTTTGGGAATAAAAGGATTGTCAAAAGTAAAATCAGCAAGGGATGCCAATAGATTAGCTGCATTTGCAATGTCGCTATCAGTAGTAGGATTACTTTCTTATTATTTAGGCACTTCTGGAATTGCAATTCAGTCTTGGATTTGGATAATAATTGGATCAATAATAGGTAGTTTATTCGGAGCAATTCTTGCAAAAAAAGTACCTATGACCTCCATGCCTGAAACAGTGGCATTGTTCAATGGTTGTGGAGGAATGTCATCACTTTTGGTGGCCTTAGGAGTAGCTATTTTTCCTATTTCTAATAGTGTAGAAAATCTTGATTTTTTTAAGTCACTGATTAACGAAGTTTCAATATCTGTTTCTATATTTGTTGGTGCCATAACTTTCACAGGTTCAATTGTGGCGATGGCAAAGTTACAGGGTTGGTTGTCAACTCCAGGATGGACTCAGAGCAAAGTTAGACATTTTGTAAATATTGTTTTTGCAGTTGCTTCCTTGATAGCCTTTTTTGATTTGATAAACGGCAATACAAGTTCTATTTGGCTTTTAGTTATAGTTTCTTCTTTATTAGGTATTGGAGTTACTTTGCCAATTGGTGGAGCTGATATGCCAGTCGTCATATCTTTATTAAATAGCTATTCAGGGATTGCAGCAGCAGCAGCAGGTTTTGTTGTAGATAGTCAGCTTTTGATAGTATCAGGAGCAATGGTTGGAGCGGCAGGTCTAATACTTACTCAAGTAATGTGCAAGGGTATGAATAGATCATTGGTCTCAGTTCTTTTTGGAGGATCTTTATCGGCACAAAGTACAGCCTCTTCTGGTTCAGGAGAATATACAAATATAACTTCTTGCAGTGTTGAAGAATGCGCATTGACTTTAGAGGCAGCCAACAAGGTAATTATTGTTCCTGGTTATGGTCTGGCAGTAGCTCAAGCTCAACATACTTTAAGGGAAGTGACAAAAAAACTAGAGCAAAATGGTATTGAAGTTGTTTACGCAATTCATCCTGTAGCAGGGAGGATGCCTGGACATATGAATGTACTTTTAGCAGAAGCAGATGTTCCTTACGAACAACTTAAAGAGATGGACGTTGTAAATCCTGATTTTCCAGCAACGGATGTTGTTTTAGTTTTAGGAGCAAATGATGTGGTTAATCCTCAAGCTAAAAATGATAGCTCTTCTCCTTTATATGGCATGCCAGTACTTGATGTGCAGGAAGCAAGAACGGTATTTGTAATTAAACGTGGTATGAGCGCAGGTTACTCCGGAATAAAAAATGATTTATTTGATCTACCAAATACCTCAATGGTCTTTGGTGATGCAAAAAAGGTACTTAATGATTTGATTGGAGAATTAAAGGATCTTGGAGTTGGGGAGAAATAA
- the psbD gene encoding photosystem II D2 protein (photosystem q(a) protein): protein MTIAVGSAPQRGWFDVLDDWLKRDRFVFIGWSGLLLLPCAYLAIGGWFVGTTFVTSWYTHGVASSYLEGCNFLTAAVSTPGDAMGHSLLFLWGPEAQGSFVRWLQLGGLWNFVALHGVFGLIGFMLRQFEIAGLVGIRPYNALAFSAVIAVFTSIFLIYPLGQHSWFFAPSFGVAAIFRYILFIQGFHNITLNPFHMMGVAGILGGALLCAIHGATVQNTLYEDTSIYTDGKVQSSTFRAFDPTQEEETYSLITANRFWSQIFGIAFSNKRFLHFLMLFVPVMGMWTSSIGIVGLALNLRAYDFVSQEIRAAEDPEFETFYTKNILLNEGMRAWMSSVDQPHENFVFPEEVLPRGNAL, encoded by the coding sequence ATGACGATCGCAGTTGGTAGCGCCCCACAAAGAGGATGGTTTGATGTCCTCGATGATTGGTTGAAGCGCGACCGCTTTGTATTTATTGGTTGGTCCGGACTACTTCTACTCCCTTGTGCATATCTTGCTATAGGTGGTTGGTTTGTTGGAACAACATTTGTTACCTCTTGGTACACACACGGAGTTGCAAGCTCATACCTTGAAGGTTGTAACTTTTTAACAGCAGCTGTAAGTACCCCTGGTGATGCCATGGGACACAGTCTTCTATTTTTATGGGGTCCTGAAGCCCAAGGTAGCTTCGTAAGATGGCTACAACTTGGTGGTCTTTGGAACTTCGTTGCATTACATGGAGTATTTGGCCTAATTGGTTTTATGCTTCGTCAATTTGAAATTGCAGGCCTTGTTGGAATTAGACCATATAACGCACTTGCTTTTTCAGCTGTAATTGCAGTATTTACAAGTATTTTCCTTATTTATCCTTTAGGACAGCATAGTTGGTTCTTTGCACCTTCATTCGGTGTAGCAGCAATCTTCCGTTACATTCTGTTCATTCAAGGTTTTCACAATATCACGTTAAATCCATTTCATATGATGGGAGTTGCTGGAATTCTTGGTGGTGCTCTACTTTGCGCTATTCATGGAGCTACAGTACAAAATACTTTATATGAAGATACAAGTATTTACACAGATGGCAAAGTTCAAAGTTCAACATTTAGAGCTTTTGACCCAACTCAAGAAGAAGAAACTTATTCATTGATTACAGCGAATAGATTCTGGAGTCAAATCTTCGGTATTGCTTTCTCAAACAAGCGTTTCTTACATTTCTTGATGCTATTTGTACCTGTTATGGGTATGTGGACATCTTCAATAGGTATTGTTGGCTTAGCACTAAACCTAAGAGCTTATGATTTCGTAAGCCAAGAAATTCGTGCAGCAGAAGATCCAGAATTTGAAACTTTCTATACAAAAAATATACTTTTGAACGAAGGTATGAGAGCATGGATGTCTTCTGTGGATCAACCACACGAAAACTTTGTATTCCCTGAGGAGGTTCTTCCACGTGGAAACGCCCTTTAA
- the infA gene encoding translation initiation factor IF-1, translating into MIETSGVIEKEQGNGFYLVTLEQPEGHQCLCRAAGKLTKFRIKLLAGDKVLVEISPYDLSRGRITYRERNAGNARPTTNKNNPKRNNK; encoded by the coding sequence ATGATTGAAACTTCAGGTGTAATAGAAAAAGAGCAGGGGAATGGATTTTATTTGGTTACCTTAGAACAACCTGAAGGACATCAATGTTTATGCAGAGCCGCAGGAAAATTGACTAAATTTAGAATTAAATTATTAGCTGGAGATAAAGTTTTAGTTGAGATAAGTCCTTATGATCTTTCTAGGGGGAGGATAACTTATAGAGAAAGAAACGCAGGAAATGCTAGACCAACAACTAATAAAAATAATCCTAAAAGGAATAATAAGTAA
- a CDS encoding alpha/beta fold hydrolase, giving the protein MNNNFKKKINIPNYWNWNGFKICWSVTGEENEIPIIFLHGFGASRKHWRNNLEYFAKKNFASYSLDLIGFGDSDQPGIRQIGKLNNEIWCDQVKDFIAQVIRPKNSGKVILIGNSLGSLVALTCAVSLEEQIATVIASPLPDQIQENKKSITKKSSFKKFQDKFIRIFFLFFPLEIILFLITKLGVIKLGLNSAYFKKDNIDRELIDLVTKPVLRRSSARSLRAMCIGMSSRDEKFKASHLLRKLSASKKVPFLLIWGEKDNFIPLFVGKKIANFHRWVKLKIVSNSGHCIHDEDPSVFNRISYEWIRDLKTF; this is encoded by the coding sequence ATGAATAATAATTTTAAAAAAAAAATAAACATTCCTAATTACTGGAATTGGAATGGTTTTAAAATTTGTTGGAGTGTTACAGGCGAAGAAAATGAGATTCCAATTATCTTTCTCCATGGATTTGGAGCAAGTCGAAAACATTGGAGAAACAATTTAGAGTATTTTGCGAAAAAGAATTTTGCCTCTTATTCTTTGGATTTAATAGGATTTGGGGATTCAGATCAGCCTGGGATTAGACAAATTGGAAAATTAAATAATGAGATTTGGTGTGATCAAGTGAAAGACTTTATTGCACAGGTAATAAGACCAAAGAATTCTGGGAAAGTAATTCTTATTGGCAATTCCCTTGGATCACTAGTTGCTTTAACATGTGCTGTTTCATTAGAGGAGCAGATTGCAACAGTTATTGCATCGCCTTTGCCAGATCAAATTCAAGAAAATAAAAAGTCCATAACAAAAAAATCATCATTTAAGAAATTTCAAGATAAATTCATAAGAATATTTTTTTTGTTTTTCCCTTTGGAGATTATTTTATTTTTAATAACTAAATTAGGGGTTATTAAACTGGGACTAAATTCTGCCTATTTCAAAAAAGATAATATTGATCGCGAACTAATAGATTTGGTAACAAAACCAGTTTTAAGGAGATCTTCAGCTAGATCATTAAGAGCAATGTGTATTGGAATGTCTTCTAGAGATGAAAAATTTAAAGCTTCTCACCTTTTAAGAAAACTTAGCGCCTCAAAAAAAGTTCCTTTTTTATTGATTTGGGGCGAAAAAGATAATTTCATACCTTTGTTTGTTGGTAAAAAGATTGCAAATTTCCATAGATGGGTAAAATTAAAAATAGTATCCAATTCAGGGCATTGCATCCATGATGAAGACCCTTCAGTATTCAATAGAATTTCTTATGAATGGATTAGAGATTTAAAAACCTTTTAA
- the petM gene encoding cytochrome b6-f complex subunit PetM, which produces MAKEIFSIAAVFWILIPIGLVGGALLLKFQGD; this is translated from the coding sequence ATGGCTAAAGAAATTTTTAGTATTGCAGCAGTTTTTTGGATACTTATACCAATAGGATTAGTTGGTGGTGCTTTGTTATTAAAGTTTCAGGGAGACTGA
- a CDS encoding Re/Si-specific NAD(P)(+) transhydrogenase subunit alpha yields the protein MTKILIPSETSSGERRVSATPEAVKKLKSLGCDVYIESSAGKLSGFSDLSYEKSGGTIINNLDQKIWGEADLIFCVQTPSEDNLTKLKKGAVLLGLLNPYGNKELLRIINSNKISALSLELLPRISRAQSSDVLSSQANIAGYKAVLLAASELDRYFPMLMTAAGTVQPAKVVVLGGGVAGLQAVATAKRLGAIVFVSDIRPAVKEQVESLGARFIELPEVEEKPGEAGGYAKAVTPEFLSKQKATLTKYLSEADVAICTAQVLGKKAPVLIDSPMIKKMRSGAVVIDLAVSQGGNCEGTKSNETIIKDGVKLIGAGELPSSVPYDASSLYAKNLTSLITPFIKDGLIKLDKEDELISGCLLSDEGVVLQNKVFEN from the coding sequence TTGACAAAGATACTTATTCCTTCCGAAACAAGCTCTGGTGAAAGGAGAGTTTCAGCTACACCAGAAGCGGTAAAGAAATTAAAAAGTCTTGGATGTGATGTTTATATTGAAAGTTCAGCAGGGAAATTATCAGGATTTAGTGACTTATCATATGAAAAATCGGGCGGAACAATAATAAACAACTTAGATCAAAAAATTTGGGGTGAAGCGGACTTAATATTTTGTGTTCAAACTCCATCAGAGGATAATTTAACTAAGTTAAAGAAAGGCGCTGTTCTTCTCGGACTTCTTAACCCTTATGGCAATAAGGAGCTTCTAAGGATTATAAATAGTAATAAAATATCAGCTTTATCACTAGAGTTGCTTCCGAGGATCAGTAGAGCTCAATCTTCTGATGTTCTTTCTTCACAGGCTAATATTGCTGGATATAAAGCAGTTCTTTTGGCTGCAAGTGAGTTAGATAGATATTTTCCAATGCTTATGACTGCAGCTGGGACAGTTCAACCTGCCAAAGTAGTGGTTCTTGGTGGAGGCGTTGCAGGATTACAGGCAGTTGCGACAGCAAAAAGACTTGGAGCAATAGTATTTGTATCTGATATTAGACCTGCTGTTAAAGAACAAGTAGAGTCCCTCGGAGCAAGATTTATAGAACTTCCTGAAGTTGAGGAAAAGCCAGGAGAGGCAGGTGGTTATGCAAAAGCTGTAACACCCGAATTCCTCTCAAAACAGAAGGCAACTTTAACTAAATATTTATCTGAAGCTGATGTTGCTATATGTACTGCGCAAGTTCTAGGTAAAAAGGCCCCAGTTTTAATAGACTCACCCATGATTAAAAAAATGAGGTCAGGAGCAGTAGTTATTGATTTAGCAGTTTCTCAGGGAGGGAACTGCGAAGGAACAAAATCAAATGAAACTATTATCAAAGATGGGGTAAAACTTATAGGAGCGGGGGAATTACCCTCTTCAGTTCCTTATGATGCAAGTTCACTTTATGCTAAAAACTTAACATCTTTGATTACACCATTTATAAAAGATGGTCTAATTAAATTAGATAAAGAGGATGAACTCATTTCTGGATGTTTATTAAGCGATGAAGGAGTTGTTCTTCAAAATAAAGTTTTTGAAAATTGA
- a CDS encoding NAD(P) transhydrogenase subunit alpha — MSFINLLWVLLLGSLLGLELIGKVPPTLHTPLMSGANAISGITMLAALTLIVKAEGNIPLLIIGSVSLGFALFNVVGGFFVTDRMLAMFSRKPSNKK, encoded by the coding sequence ATGTCTTTTATAAATCTTCTTTGGGTTCTTTTACTTGGTAGTTTATTAGGCCTCGAGTTAATTGGAAAAGTTCCTCCTACTCTTCACACACCTTTAATGAGTGGAGCAAATGCAATTTCGGGAATAACAATGCTTGCAGCCTTGACTTTAATTGTAAAAGCAGAAGGTAACATACCACTTTTAATCATTGGTTCAGTTTCTCTTGGATTTGCTCTTTTCAACGTTGTAGGAGGTTTCTTTGTAACTGATCGAATGCTCGCGATGTTTAGTCGTAAACCATCAAATAAGAAGTAA
- a CDS encoding photosystem I assembly protein Ycf4: MNSDLTSFDKIEQKIGGSRKISNYIIGGMLTIGGIGFLLASISSYTGRDLLPLGNPSTLLFIPQGIIMGAYGLIANLLNFYLWYLVYINFGSGSNYFDKSSKSVEIKRKGLFKDVEVKLNFDEIKSVKLDISEGFNPRRRIALVLKGRKKPLPLSGAGELKPLLQVEEEGARLAKFLDVNLEGLK; encoded by the coding sequence ATGAATTCAGACCTCACGTCTTTCGATAAAATCGAACAAAAAATTGGTGGATCAAGAAAAATTTCAAATTATATTATTGGAGGAATGTTGACTATAGGAGGTATTGGTTTTCTATTGGCCTCTATATCAAGCTACACAGGAAGAGATTTATTACCTTTAGGAAATCCTTCAACATTGTTGTTTATCCCTCAAGGAATAATAATGGGAGCATACGGATTAATAGCTAATTTATTAAATTTTTACTTGTGGTATCTGGTTTATATAAACTTTGGTTCAGGCAGTAATTATTTTGATAAATCCTCAAAATCTGTAGAAATAAAAAGAAAGGGATTGTTTAAAGATGTTGAAGTTAAATTAAATTTTGATGAAATTAAGTCTGTTAAGTTGGATATAAGTGAGGGATTTAATCCAAGAAGAAGAATTGCTTTAGTATTAAAAGGTAGAAAAAAACCTCTCCCCTTAAGCGGAGCAGGTGAACTTAAACCACTGCTTCAGGTTGAAGAAGAAGGAGCTCGTCTAGCTAAATTTTTAGATGTTAATTTGGAGGGCCTAAAATAA
- the ilvN gene encoding acetolactate synthase small subunit, whose amino-acid sequence MKHTLSVLVEDESGALSRISGLFARRGFNIDSLAVGPAESKGISRLTMVVEGDDETLQQMTKQLNKLFNVLGVVDFTNLAAVERELMLLKVSSKEDTRSNILDIVQIFRAKVVDVSDMALTLEVVGDPGKLVALEKLLEPYGILEIARTGKVALKRSSGVNTEMLKINKYSLEI is encoded by the coding sequence ATGAAACATACATTATCAGTTCTTGTAGAAGATGAATCTGGAGCATTGAGTAGAATCTCAGGTCTCTTCGCTAGAAGGGGATTCAACATAGATAGCCTTGCAGTAGGGCCTGCAGAATCTAAAGGGATTTCAAGGTTAACAATGGTGGTAGAGGGTGATGATGAAACTCTTCAACAAATGACTAAGCAACTTAATAAGTTATTTAATGTCCTGGGAGTTGTAGATTTTACTAATCTCGCAGCTGTTGAAAGGGAATTGATGTTACTAAAAGTTTCATCGAAAGAAGATACTAGGAGTAATATCCTTGATATAGTACAGATTTTCCGTGCAAAAGTTGTTGATGTATCTGATATGGCCTTAACTCTCGAGGTAGTTGGAGATCCTGGGAAGTTAGTTGCTCTAGAGAAATTACTCGAGCCATACGGCATCCTTGAAATAGCAAGGACTGGTAAGGTAGCTCTTAAACGCTCTTCAGGAGTTAATACAGAAATGTTGAAAATAAATAAATATTCTCTAGAAATTTAA
- a CDS encoding peptidylprolyl isomerase has product MVQACSYKNKIDSNYYCQKLKFSCIQSNKVVNFKTSKGDFEVKLFGKDNPVTVSNFLENINNNIYVNQKFYKIINYPQISFIHGGINPENKSYIERKLNLNKTSPTIPLEIKFKEEIKPRYNYQIKNLSETENLVNTFESGSIAMVKSGKNKSSSTEFFFVTTNIPELDGRYSIFGKIIKGLDVLEKINKEDYIKAVQVSN; this is encoded by the coding sequence TTGGTTCAAGCTTGTAGTTATAAAAATAAGATTGATTCAAATTATTACTGCCAAAAACTTAAATTTAGTTGTATTCAGAGTAATAAAGTAGTTAATTTTAAAACTTCAAAAGGTGATTTTGAGGTAAAATTATTTGGTAAAGATAACCCAGTAACAGTATCAAATTTTCTGGAAAACATAAACAATAATATTTATGTAAATCAAAAATTTTATAAAATAATAAATTATCCCCAAATAAGTTTTATACATGGCGGCATTAATCCAGAAAATAAATCTTATATAGAACGAAAACTAAACCTGAATAAGACAAGTCCAACAATACCTTTAGAAATAAAATTCAAAGAAGAAATAAAACCAAGATATAACTATCAAATAAAAAATCTTAGTGAAACAGAAAATTTAGTTAATACTTTTGAGAGTGGATCGATCGCTATGGTTAAAAGCGGTAAGAATAAGTCTTCATCTACGGAATTTTTTTTTGTAACGACTAATATCCCAGAACTAGATGGAAGATATTCGATTTTTGGAAAGATTATTAAAGGATTAGACGTACTCGAAAAAATCAATAAAGAAGACTACATCAAGGCAGTTCAGGTATCTAATTAA
- the trxB gene encoding thioredoxin-disulfide reductase: MENKEKISNIENVVIIGSGPAGYTAAIYAARANLQPLLVTGFNSGGIPGGQLMTTTFVENYPGFPDGVLGPELMDLMKAQAERWGTNLYESDVLSINTDLHPFELKTLEGTIKSNSIIIATGASANRLGVINEDKFWSKGISACAICDGATPQFRDEELAVIGGGDSACEEAAYLTKYGSKVHLIVRSEKLRASAAMVDRVKANPKIEIHWNTKVDKADGTEWLERIETINSQEGKGEINIKGLFYAIGHTPNTKFLGNKIDLDNKGYIACKSGRPETSIEGIFAAGDVVDSEWRQGVTAAGTGCMAALATERWLAEKNLANTIVRKTPEPEKKLNSSDFNEEEVNEDTFDSNSEWQKGSYALRKLYHESKKPILVIFSSPSCGPCHVLKPQLKRVIKELNGAVLGVEIDIDKDQDIAKQAGINGTPTVQLFKEKLLKKQWQGVKQRSEFKDAIKNIL, translated from the coding sequence ATGGAAAATAAAGAGAAGATTTCAAACATAGAAAATGTTGTAATTATAGGTTCGGGACCTGCAGGTTACACCGCTGCAATATATGCCGCACGAGCAAATCTTCAACCATTACTTGTAACAGGATTTAATTCTGGTGGAATTCCTGGTGGGCAATTAATGACTACAACATTTGTTGAAAATTATCCAGGTTTCCCAGATGGAGTACTGGGTCCTGAATTGATGGATCTAATGAAGGCTCAAGCAGAAAGGTGGGGTACGAATTTATACGAAAGTGATGTTTTATCAATAAATACTGATTTACATCCCTTCGAATTAAAAACTTTAGAAGGAACTATAAAATCCAACTCAATTATTATTGCAACTGGAGCAAGTGCAAATAGATTAGGCGTTATAAATGAAGATAAATTTTGGAGTAAAGGAATAAGTGCTTGTGCAATTTGTGATGGAGCCACCCCACAATTTAGAGATGAAGAATTAGCTGTTATTGGAGGGGGCGACTCTGCATGTGAAGAAGCAGCATATCTCACAAAGTATGGAAGCAAAGTACATTTGATTGTTCGATCAGAAAAATTAAGGGCTAGCGCAGCAATGGTTGATAGAGTAAAAGCTAATCCAAAGATAGAAATACATTGGAATACAAAAGTTGATAAAGCGGATGGTACTGAATGGCTTGAGAGAATAGAAACTATTAACTCTCAAGAAGGTAAAGGGGAAATCAATATAAAAGGTCTTTTTTATGCGATAGGGCACACACCTAATACGAAATTCTTGGGCAACAAAATTGATTTAGATAATAAAGGCTATATTGCTTGCAAATCAGGAAGGCCAGAAACATCTATTGAAGGCATCTTCGCAGCAGGTGATGTTGTTGATTCTGAGTGGAGACAAGGAGTTACCGCTGCAGGAACTGGATGTATGGCAGCATTAGCTACCGAAAGATGGTTAGCCGAGAAAAACTTAGCAAATACTATAGTCAGAAAAACTCCCGAGCCAGAAAAGAAACTTAATTCATCAGATTTTAATGAGGAAGAAGTTAATGAAGATACTTTCGATTCAAATTCTGAATGGCAAAAAGGCAGTTATGCATTGAGGAAACTTTATCACGAAAGCAAAAAACCTATCTTAGTAATTTTTAGTTCCCCAAGCTGCGGCCCATGTCATGTTTTGAAACCTCAGTTAAAAAGAGTAATTAAGGAACTTAATGGTGCAGTTCTTGGCGTTGAAATAGATATTGATAAAGATCAAGACATTGCAAAACAAGCTGGTATTAACGGCACGCCAACGGTTCAACTCTTTAAAGAAAAGCTTTTAAAAAAACAATGGCAAGGAGTCAAGCAAAGAAGTGAGTTCAAAGATGCTATAAAAAATATCCTCTAA